In Agromyces sp. 3263, a single genomic region encodes these proteins:
- a CDS encoding GNAT family N-acetyltransferase, whose amino-acid sequence MADYTIRPAIPSDGAFLADMVVEAANWRAGATRPKPTVFADPVSRGYIAGWQRPADTGFVALDGDAEPIGAAWYRLFAADTPAHGFVAAGVPELIIGVQPLWRAQGVGRTLMRSLTDAARAAGYARITLSVEHGNFAHALYRSEGFAVVGTRGGRDTMVRVLG is encoded by the coding sequence ATGGCGGACTACACGATCCGCCCGGCCATCCCGAGCGACGGCGCGTTCCTCGCCGACATGGTGGTCGAGGCGGCGAACTGGCGGGCCGGGGCGACCCGGCCCAAGCCGACGGTGTTCGCCGACCCGGTCTCGCGCGGCTACATCGCCGGATGGCAGCGGCCGGCCGACACCGGCTTCGTGGCCCTCGACGGCGATGCCGAGCCGATCGGCGCGGCGTGGTACCGCCTGTTCGCGGCCGACACACCCGCGCACGGCTTCGTCGCGGCGGGAGTGCCCGAGCTCATCATCGGCGTCCAGCCGCTCTGGCGTGCGCAGGGCGTCGGGCGCACGCTGATGCGGTCGCTGACGGATGCCGCGCGCGCGGCCGGGTACGCCCGCATCACGCTGAGCGTGGAACACGGCAACTTCGCACACGCCCTCTACCGCTCGGAGGGGTTCGCCGTCGTGGGCACCCGCGGGGGACGCGACACCATGGTGCGGGTCCTCGGCTGA
- a CDS encoding ribonuclease J → MPDVVIDPAPLEAGTLRVIPIGGLGEVGRNMTSYEIDGKILIVDCGVLFPEEHQPGVDLILPDFGFLRERLDDIVGVVLTHGHEDHIGSVPYLLRLRADIPLIGSTLTLALVEAKLKEHRIQPYSLTVREGEHERIGPFDLEFIAVNHSIPDALAVAIKTSAGTVLATGDFKMDQLPLDGRLTDLREFARLGEEGVDLFMVDSTNADVPGFTPLERSIGPVLDEVIARSPRRVIVASFSSHVHRVQQVLDAAHFNGRKVALIGRSMVRNMTIAAELGYLKVPAGVLVDFKKAGDIPDDEIVYMSTGSQGEPMAVLSRMANREHQIEIGEGDTVILASSLIPGNENAVYRVIDGLTKLGANVVHKGNAKVHVSGHAAAGELLYCYNILKPKNVLPIHGEYRHLFANAKLAQDTGIPERNTFIGENGTVYDLRDGVVKVAGQLDLGFVYVDGATVGEITDADLKDRRILGEEGFISVIIVVDASTGRIIVGPEIHARGFAEDDAVFEEVKPKISAALLEAAQNGVRDQHALQQIVRRTVGTWVNRRLRRRPMLVPLVIEA, encoded by the coding sequence ATGCCCGACGTCGTCATCGATCCCGCTCCGCTCGAGGCAGGGACGCTCCGCGTCATCCCCATCGGCGGCCTCGGTGAGGTCGGCCGCAACATGACGAGCTACGAGATCGACGGGAAGATCCTCATCGTCGACTGCGGCGTGCTCTTCCCCGAGGAGCACCAGCCGGGCGTCGACCTGATCCTGCCCGACTTCGGCTTCCTGCGCGAGCGACTCGACGACATCGTCGGCGTGGTGCTGACGCACGGGCACGAGGACCACATCGGCTCCGTGCCCTACCTGCTGCGCCTGCGCGCCGACATCCCCCTGATCGGCTCCACGCTGACGCTCGCCCTCGTCGAGGCGAAGCTCAAGGAGCACCGCATCCAGCCGTACAGCCTCACGGTGCGCGAGGGCGAGCACGAGCGGATCGGACCGTTCGACCTCGAGTTCATCGCGGTCAACCACTCCATCCCCGATGCGCTCGCGGTGGCCATCAAGACGAGTGCCGGCACGGTGCTGGCCACCGGCGACTTCAAGATGGACCAGCTGCCGCTCGACGGCCGGCTCACCGACCTGCGCGAGTTCGCGCGCCTGGGCGAGGAGGGCGTCGACCTGTTCATGGTCGATTCCACCAACGCGGATGTCCCGGGCTTCACGCCACTCGAGCGCTCGATCGGCCCCGTGCTCGACGAGGTGATCGCGCGCTCGCCGCGCCGAGTGATCGTGGCGAGCTTCTCGAGCCATGTGCACCGGGTGCAGCAGGTGCTCGACGCCGCGCACTTCAACGGCCGCAAGGTCGCGCTCATCGGCCGCAGCATGGTGCGCAACATGACCATCGCAGCCGAACTCGGCTACCTGAAGGTGCCCGCCGGCGTGCTCGTCGACTTCAAGAAGGCCGGCGACATCCCCGACGACGAGATCGTCTACATGTCGACGGGGTCGCAGGGCGAGCCCATGGCCGTGCTCTCGCGCATGGCGAATCGCGAGCACCAGATCGAGATCGGCGAGGGCGACACGGTCATCCTCGCGTCGAGCCTCATCCCCGGCAACGAGAACGCGGTCTACCGGGTCATCGACGGGCTCACGAAGCTCGGCGCGAACGTGGTGCACAAGGGCAACGCGAAGGTGCACGTGTCGGGTCACGCGGCCGCGGGGGAGCTCCTCTACTGCTACAACATCCTGAAGCCGAAGAACGTGCTGCCGATCCACGGCGAGTACCGTCACCTCTTCGCGAACGCGAAGCTGGCGCAGGACACGGGAATCCCCGAGCGCAACACGTTCATCGGCGAGAACGGCACGGTCTACGACCTGCGCGACGGCGTCGTGAAGGTCGCGGGGCAGCTCGACCTCGGCTTCGTCTACGTCGACGGCGCGACGGTCGGCGAGATCACCGACGCCGACCTCAAGGACCGCCGCATCCTCGGTGAAGAGGGCTTCATCTCGGTCATCATCGTCGTGGATGCCTCGACCGGGCGCATCATCGTGGGCCCCGAGATCCACGCGCGCGGCTTCGCGGAAGACGACGCCGTGTTCGAGGAGGTCAAGCCGAAGATCTCGGCCGCACTGCTCGAGGCCGCCCAGAACGGCGTGCGCGACCAGCACGCGCTGCAGCAGATCGTGCGCCGCACCGTGGGCACCTGGGTCAACCGCAGGCTCCGCCGCCGTCCGATGCTGGTGCCGCTCGTCATCGAGGCGTAG
- the dapA gene encoding 4-hydroxy-tetrahydrodipicolinate synthase — protein MTADNPFGQVLVALVTPMTADGEVDWAGVEKHIDDVISAGADGIVVTGTTGETSTLTDPEKIRLVEVGKDVAAGRAKIITGGGSNETAHAIELYKHSEQAGADGIMIVTPYYNKPTQAGILTHFRLVADATDLPVILYDIPGRTGVPIKYETILRLAKHPNILAIKDAKGDFSEVSRVLNQTDLMYFSGDDANVLPHLAIGATGLIGVTANIAPAPYRTIVDAVNRGDLAAATAEHRRLEPLVRAVMTHVPGTVAAKYILHGLGRIGSPRVRLPLVGPEEWEAALIEDEIDLVQGIPGVDFHRFRPDRNAAAGGALPKVAGTTR, from the coding sequence GTGACTGCAGACAACCCCTTCGGACAGGTGCTCGTCGCGCTCGTCACGCCGATGACGGCGGACGGCGAGGTCGATTGGGCCGGGGTCGAGAAGCACATCGACGACGTGATCTCGGCCGGCGCCGACGGCATCGTCGTCACGGGCACGACCGGTGAGACGTCGACGCTCACCGACCCCGAGAAGATCCGGCTGGTCGAGGTCGGCAAGGACGTGGCCGCGGGCCGCGCGAAGATCATCACGGGCGGCGGCTCGAACGAGACCGCGCACGCGATCGAGCTCTACAAGCACTCCGAACAGGCCGGCGCCGACGGCATCATGATCGTCACGCCGTACTACAACAAGCCGACCCAAGCCGGCATCCTCACGCACTTCCGGCTCGTGGCCGACGCCACCGACCTGCCGGTCATCCTCTACGACATCCCCGGCCGCACCGGCGTGCCGATCAAGTACGAGACGATCCTGCGGCTCGCGAAGCACCCGAACATCCTGGCGATCAAAGACGCCAAGGGCGACTTCTCCGAGGTGAGCCGCGTGCTCAACCAGACCGACCTCATGTACTTCTCGGGCGACGACGCCAACGTGCTGCCGCACCTCGCGATCGGTGCCACGGGACTCATCGGCGTGACCGCCAACATCGCCCCCGCGCCCTACCGCACCATCGTCGACGCCGTGAACCGCGGCGACCTCGCGGCTGCCACCGCCGAGCACCGGCGGCTCGAGCCGCTCGTGCGCGCCGTGATGACCCACGTGCCCGGCACCGTCGCGGCGAAGTACATCCTGCACGGCCTGGGCCGCATCGGCAGCCCGCGCGTGCGGCTCCCGCTCGTCGGTCCCGAGGAGTGGGAGGCCGCGCTCATCGAGGACGAGATCGACCTCGTGCAGGGCATCCCGGGCGTCGACTTCCACCGCTTCCGTCCCGACCGCAACGCCGCCGCCGGCGGCGCGCTGCCCAAGGTCGCGGGCACCACCCGCTGA